One part of the Saprospiraceae bacterium genome encodes these proteins:
- a CDS encoding T9SS type A sorting domain-containing protein has product MLNKYFLFLIVVLQISSLQASSFFVSSSATSMGDGSFDKPWLLQTAFNHPLALKPGDTVWIRGGRYTNTYDVQTSFSCKTNGTENAAIIFRNYNDERVLIDGQHTYTIYLSLGSCSYTWLWGLEILNSSMLNRNITRAGGITCTAENMKFINLVIHDTGSGLDCWKTAKNSEAYGCLIYNIGNNENNNGNLEGHGHGMYLQNDTFGTKRIQNNIICNTYGNGIKIWQTTTTAALGNFDVQRNIIFNGGAASENLGGVGKNSRTHNFFVVANGVNNPIRNTVIKHNYTFAGTNTPRPPVNAFGLNYGVQNMILDSNYLTCQTRLGFNNTPIFDASVKGNKIIGGIPAVYGVYLWGFLESDFSQNTFIPDLPTTGLEYFVLPNKYEPNRANVVIYNWSNEPTIKIDISKLGLIPGDPYELINALDFDNDILTGVYPADGVITIPMIGHTAAQAFGSTQSPVSQFPTFGAFIVRQKSVRTTNVAEKYKSFNVSIIPNPFSEKCIFTLEQGMTVQYNLSIYNLFGTLMQEHKFEQEKATINKENLPAGIYIYQISEFNGIPISKGKIAIE; this is encoded by the coding sequence ATGCTTAATAAGTACTTTTTATTTCTGATAGTAGTACTGCAGATAAGTTCACTACAAGCTAGCAGTTTTTTTGTTTCATCATCGGCTACTAGTATGGGAGATGGAAGTTTTGATAAACCCTGGCTATTGCAAACAGCATTTAATCATCCGCTCGCTTTAAAACCGGGTGATACAGTTTGGATTCGGGGTGGCAGATACACGAATACTTATGATGTCCAGACATCCTTTAGTTGTAAGACGAATGGTACTGAAAATGCAGCTATTATTTTTAGAAATTACAATGATGAGCGAGTACTCATTGATGGTCAGCATACTTATACCATTTATTTATCTTTAGGAAGTTGCAGTTATACCTGGTTATGGGGATTGGAGATTTTAAATTCCAGCATGTTGAATCGCAATATAACCCGGGCTGGTGGTATCACGTGTACGGCAGAAAATATGAAATTCATTAATCTTGTTATACACGATACGGGTAGTGGATTAGATTGCTGGAAAACAGCAAAAAATTCAGAAGCTTATGGTTGCCTTATTTATAATATTGGAAACAACGAAAATAATAATGGCAATTTGGAAGGTCATGGACATGGTATGTATTTGCAAAATGATACGTTTGGAACTAAACGAATACAGAATAATATTATTTGTAATACCTATGGGAATGGAATTAAAATATGGCAGACCACGACTACAGCAGCTTTAGGAAATTTTGATGTGCAAAGAAATATAATTTTTAATGGTGGTGCTGCTTCAGAGAATTTAGGTGGCGTCGGTAAAAATTCAAGGACCCATAATTTTTTTGTAGTTGCAAATGGTGTCAATAATCCGATTCGGAATACAGTCATTAAGCATAACTATACGTTTGCCGGAACCAATACTCCACGACCACCTGTAAATGCTTTTGGACTGAATTATGGAGTCCAAAATATGATTTTGGATAGTAACTACTTAACTTGTCAAACTAGATTGGGATTCAATAATACACCCATATTTGATGCTTCGGTAAAAGGCAATAAAATTATTGGCGGAATCCCAGCTGTTTATGGTGTTTATCTTTGGGGTTTTTTGGAAAGTGATTTTTCACAAAATACCTTTATTCCGGATTTGCCTACAACAGGTTTGGAATATTTTGTATTGCCTAATAAGTATGAACCCAATAGAGCAAACGTCGTTATCTATAATTGGAGCAATGAACCTACTATAAAAATAGATATTTCTAAGTTAGGATTGATTCCTGGAGATCCATATGAATTAATAAATGCTTTAGATTTTGACAATGATATATTAACCGGGGTTTATCCTGCCGATGGGGTGATTACAATCCCAATGATAGGACATACAGCTGCGCAAGCATTTGGTTCTACTCAAAGTCCGGTTTCTCAGTTTCCAACATTTGGAGCATTTATAGTTCGTCAGAAATCAGTACGTACCACAAATGTTGCAGAAAAGTATAAATCTTTTAATGTTTCAATAATACCAAATCCATTTAGTGAAAAATGTATATTTACCTTAGAACAAGGTATGACAGTGCAATATAACCTAAGCATTTATAACCTCTTTGGCACGCTTATGCAAGAGCATAAATTTGAACAGGAGAAGGCAACAATAAATAAAGAAAACTTGCCAGCTGGCATATACATTTATCAGATTTCAGAATTCAATGGGATTCCTATTAGTAAAGGCAAAATAGCCATTGAATGA
- a CDS encoding GatB/YqeY domain-containing protein, whose amino-acid sequence MSFTDKINTDLKEAMKAQDQKALRAIRAIKAAILLANTDGSGKEVDDEKAIQILQKLVKQRRESLDIYEKQGREDLAVVERDEIAVIEKYLPAQLDEASLRRILQELIVETGASGPKDMGKVIGAASKKLAGRADGKTISLMVKQLLETN is encoded by the coding sequence ATGAGTTTTACAGACAAAATCAATACAGATTTAAAAGAAGCAATGAAAGCACAGGACCAAAAGGCACTGAGGGCTATCCGAGCTATTAAAGCAGCTATTTTACTTGCCAATACGGATGGAAGTGGCAAGGAAGTAGATGATGAAAAAGCGATTCAAATTCTGCAAAAACTTGTTAAACAACGTCGGGAATCCTTAGATATTTATGAAAAACAAGGTCGGGAAGATCTCGCAGTAGTAGAACGGGATGAAATTGCTGTCATTGAAAAGTATTTACCTGCCCAATTAGACGAAGCTTCACTTCGAAGAATTCTTCAAGAATTAATCGTTGAAACAGGCGCTTCAGGTCCAAAAGATATGGGTAAAGTAATTGGCGCTGCTTCTAAAAAACTTGCTGGCCGTGCTGATGGTAAAACGATTTCACTCATGGTAAAACAATTATTGGAAACAAACTAG
- a CDS encoding DUF4440 domain-containing protein, which produces MKRIIGILIFLEISACNQKITQSQIEIAKQEIFRIEKKFEKLASEKGLAEAFSYYADSNAVLSRGGTLISGKQNIKNHFIAANLKNVVLKWDAVFVDVSASCDLAYTYGNYTFSAKDAVDSTITSKGIFHTVWKKQSDGDWKFVWD; this is translated from the coding sequence ATGAAGCGAATAATTGGCATCTTAATATTTTTAGAAATAAGTGCATGTAACCAAAAAATTACGCAATCCCAAATCGAGATTGCAAAACAAGAAATATTTAGGATAGAGAAAAAATTTGAAAAGCTGGCAAGTGAAAAGGGATTAGCTGAAGCTTTTTCATATTATGCAGATTCTAATGCAGTATTAAGTCGTGGGGGAACCCTCATTTCTGGTAAACAGAATATTAAAAATCATTTTATTGCCGCTAACTTAAAAAATGTAGTGTTGAAATGGGATGCTGTCTTTGTGGATGTATCGGCTTCCTGTGATTTAGCATATACCTATGGAAATTATACCTTCTCTGCTAAGGATGCTGTCGATAGTACCATAACGAGTAAAGGTATATTTCATACCGTTTGGAAGAAGCAATCTGACGGAGACTGGAAATTTGTGTGGGATTAA
- a CDS encoding pyrroloquinoline quinone biosynthesis protein PqqB, protein MKTIYILIILCFSIRVQAELSKLEPYLLVLGIAQDGGYPHMGCEKKCCEQAWEDNTKKRFVVSLALVDPSEKKWWLFEATPDIREQFQLFNKLTNEVYPYLPEGIFCTHAHIGHYTGLMEFGREVLNTKNLNVYVLPKMKQFLSTNGPWSQLVQLKNIVINELRVDILQNLNASIKILPFEVPHRDEYSETAGFKIIAKTKSYLFIPDIDKWSLWEKDIISIVKEVDYAFIDATFSEADELINRKMAEVPHPFVAETMQLFANETSETKAKIKFIHFNHTNPILWSSKKRKLILHKGFGIAEQGAHY, encoded by the coding sequence ATGAAAACGATCTATATTTTAATCATTCTTTGTTTTTCAATTCGAGTACAAGCTGAACTTTCAAAACTTGAACCCTATCTCCTGGTATTAGGAATAGCACAGGATGGTGGATATCCACATATGGGCTGCGAAAAAAAATGCTGCGAACAAGCCTGGGAAGATAATACTAAAAAAAGGTTTGTTGTTTCTTTAGCTTTAGTTGACCCATCAGAAAAAAAATGGTGGCTATTTGAAGCTACTCCCGACATCCGGGAGCAATTTCAGCTATTTAACAAACTCACGAATGAAGTATATCCATATTTACCAGAAGGAATTTTCTGCACACACGCACACATCGGGCATTATACTGGGTTAATGGAATTTGGAAGAGAAGTTTTAAACACTAAGAATCTAAATGTTTATGTACTACCAAAAATGAAACAGTTTCTTTCAACCAATGGACCCTGGAGTCAATTAGTGCAGTTAAAGAATATTGTCATAAATGAACTTCGTGTTGACATTCTCCAAAATTTAAATGCTTCTATCAAAATACTGCCTTTTGAAGTTCCACACCGCGATGAGTATTCAGAAACAGCAGGATTCAAAATTATTGCCAAAACCAAATCATATCTATTCATTCCAGATATCGACAAATGGAGTCTCTGGGAAAAAGATATAATTAGCATCGTTAAAGAAGTTGATTATGCATTTATAGATGCCACTTTTTCTGAAGCAGATGAGTTAATCAATAGAAAAATGGCTGAGGTCCCCCATCCATTTGTCGCTGAAACTATGCAACTCTTTGCCAATGAAACATCAGAAACAAAAGCTAAAATAAAATTCATTCACTTTAACCATACCAATCCAATATTATGGTCTTCTAAAAAACGAAAATTAATACTTCATAAGGGCTTTGGAATTGCTGAACAAGGTGCCCATTATTAA
- a CDS encoding undecaprenyl-diphosphate phosphatase has translation MNLVEAIVIAIVEGLTEFLPVSSTGHMILTSYCLGIENTEFLKTFEISIQLGAILAIAIMYANRFLVGLDIYFKLFAAFVPTAIIGFLAYGFIKEHLFSPLVVSISLILGGIVLIFVDKIVAQKESEYLEVEHISYRRAVSIGLVQCLSIIPGVSRAGATIIGGIFNGLDKKQATEFSFLLAVPTMIAATGYDLLKTPLKFNQTQFLLLGVGLITAFIFAWIAVKLFMKFLNTYGFSFFGWYRIVIGVLFLILIYLQLI, from the coding sequence ATGAATCTAGTTGAAGCAATCGTTATAGCAATTGTAGAAGGACTTACAGAATTTTTGCCTGTTTCTTCAACGGGGCATATGATTTTGACATCTTATTGTCTTGGAATTGAGAATACTGAATTTTTAAAGACATTTGAAATTTCAATCCAATTAGGTGCAATTTTAGCAATTGCAATCATGTATGCTAATCGATTTTTAGTTGGATTAGATATTTATTTTAAACTGTTTGCAGCTTTTGTGCCAACGGCTATTATAGGGTTTTTAGCCTATGGATTTATTAAAGAGCATCTATTTAGTCCCTTGGTAGTTTCCATTTCATTAATTCTCGGAGGAATTGTTTTAATATTTGTAGACAAAATTGTAGCACAAAAGGAAAGCGAGTATTTGGAAGTGGAACATATTTCATATAGACGAGCAGTATCCATTGGTCTCGTTCAATGTTTGTCTATTATTCCAGGTGTATCAAGAGCTGGTGCAACCATTATTGGAGGAATATTTAATGGATTAGATAAAAAACAAGCTACCGAATTTTCATTTTTATTGGCGGTCCCAACAATGATTGCAGCTACGGGTTATGATTTATTGAAGACGCCCTTAAAATTTAATCAAACGCAATTTTTACTTTTAGGTGTTGGTTTGATTACTGCCTTTATTTTTGCCTGGATAGCAGTCAAATTATTTATGAAGTTTTTGAATACCTATGGCTTTTCATTTTTTGGTTGGTATCGAATTGTAATAGGGGTACTATTTTTAATTTTAATTTATCTACAATTAATTTAA
- a CDS encoding transporter — MGQSSQSISTDRPDQTESPNLVPSKYFQMECGLTYEKLNKDFTSIAHPTCLLRYGVNERFELRLVAELLSNKSFGVHKVVLPPIEIGFKTNLVEEKDWIPKISFIGHLAIPKLASPTERLSNLATSFRFTLQHSLSNRFSLGYNLGAAWDGENSEASFVYTLSLGMAFLDKLSSYIELYGFVPDGMQEDHRIDAGFVFLINSNLQLDLSGGLGLSPSSPKYFVGLGVSYRYKT; from the coding sequence ATGGGGCAATCCAGCCAATCCATTTCTACAGACAGGCCTGATCAAACAGAGTCACCAAATTTAGTGCCTTCCAAATACTTTCAAATGGAATGTGGTTTAACTTATGAAAAGCTAAATAAGGATTTTACATCCATAGCACATCCGACATGTTTATTGCGCTATGGGGTGAATGAAAGGTTTGAATTACGGCTTGTTGCAGAGTTGCTTTCAAATAAATCATTTGGAGTGCATAAAGTTGTCTTGCCACCTATTGAAATCGGTTTTAAAACAAACTTAGTAGAAGAAAAAGATTGGATTCCTAAAATCTCTTTTATTGGGCATTTAGCAATTCCAAAATTAGCTAGTCCAACAGAAAGGCTTTCAAACCTGGCAACTTCTTTCCGATTTACACTGCAACACAGTTTGTCCAACAGATTTTCTTTAGGCTATAACCTTGGAGCAGCATGGGATGGTGAAAACTCGGAGGCAAGCTTTGTTTATACCTTAAGTTTAGGGATGGCATTTCTTGATAAGCTTAGCTCCTATATTGAGCTATATGGTTTTGTTCCTGATGGAATGCAGGAAGACCATCGAATAGATGCAGGATTTGTTTTTTTGATAAATTCAAATTTGCAACTGGATTTATCCGGGGGTCTTGGCTTATCACCAAGCTCGCCAAAATATTTTGTTGGTTTAGGGGTTTCATATCGATACAAAACATAA
- a CDS encoding DNA-3-methyladenine glycosylase 2 family protein, whose product MKHISTLNKDAKLKKLVASIPVESLHVTGTKSDLREYLVGSIISQQLSVKVASVINKRFLELYKNKFPTNKAILKTEDQTLRSIGLSYQKLAYIKNIAQFFEEHKLNRTDWSKLSEDEISKLLIQIKGVGQWTVEMVLMFGLCREDVFSPGDYGIQMAMKKLYNLELEGKELQKKMIQIAEKWRPYRSIACMYLWTWKDQK is encoded by the coding sequence ATGAAGCATATCAGTACCTTAAATAAAGATGCAAAACTGAAAAAACTTGTGGCAAGTATTCCGGTCGAAAGCTTGCATGTTACAGGGACTAAATCAGATTTGAGGGAATATCTTGTTGGATCCATTATAAGCCAACAACTTTCTGTTAAAGTTGCAAGTGTAATTAATAAACGATTTTTAGAATTATATAAAAATAAATTTCCTACAAATAAAGCAATCCTTAAAACAGAGGATCAAACCCTTCGTAGTATTGGTTTATCTTATCAAAAATTAGCTTATATAAAAAATATTGCTCAATTCTTTGAAGAGCATAAACTGAATCGCACAGATTGGAGCAAGTTAAGTGAAGATGAAATTTCGAAATTACTAATTCAAATAAAAGGGGTTGGCCAATGGACAGTGGAAATGGTTTTAATGTTTGGCCTCTGTAGGGAAGATGTTTTTTCTCCTGGAGACTATGGCATTCAAATGGCCATGAAGAAATTGTATAACTTAGAATTAGAAGGGAAGGAACTTCAGAAGAAAATGATTCAAATTGCTGAAAAATGGAGGCCCTACAGATCCATTGCTTGTATGTATCTTTGGACGTGGAAAGATCAGAAATAA
- a CDS encoding ribonuclease HII: MNLKTYYKNILYEAGCDEAGRGPLAGPVFAAAVILDPNQEILGLNDSKKLNEKERNILRTEIESKALCWSVCKLEPIEIDQINILQASLKAMRICLLDLKIRPTSIIIDGNKKIPHLEIEQYCIVKGDAKFQSIAAASILAKTHRDQYMLEIHQEFPLYGWNQNKGYPTLKHRMAIQQFGICKYHRKSFQMKDVHPHLFES, encoded by the coding sequence ATGAATTTAAAAACATATTACAAAAATATCTTATATGAAGCGGGGTGTGATGAAGCTGGAAGAGGTCCTCTGGCAGGTCCGGTATTTGCGGCAGCTGTAATTTTGGACCCAAATCAGGAAATTTTAGGCTTGAATGATAGCAAAAAATTGAATGAAAAAGAACGAAATATCCTCCGAACAGAGATCGAGAGCAAAGCTCTTTGTTGGTCGGTTTGCAAGTTAGAACCTATTGAAATTGATCAAATTAATATCTTGCAAGCTAGTTTGAAAGCTATGCGAATATGTTTGCTGGATTTAAAAATTAGACCAACATCTATAATTATTGATGGAAATAAGAAAATTCCACATTTGGAAATAGAACAGTATTGTATTGTAAAGGGCGATGCAAAGTTCCAAAGTATTGCCGCCGCCTCCATTTTAGCAAAAACACACCGAGATCAGTATATGCTTGAAATACATCAAGAATTTCCATTATATGGCTGGAATCAAAACAAAGGATATCCAACCTTAAAACATCGGATGGCTATTCAGCAATTTGGCATTTGTAAATACCATCGAAAATCGTTTCAAATGAAAGATGTACATCCCCATTTATTTGAATCCTAA